From the Leptolyngbya sp. O-77 genome, one window contains:
- a CDS encoding SH3 domain-containing protein encodes MGLQRLAQGVIGVSLAIAILFFAGVSAARYLINRLTELPPRPVFPNDTAPPGGAVPAADGTVPPPDTTPVQAAASGEVYTARVLPAVGIVLRDGPGLDSAQIGGIDYNQEITVLETSADGGWLRVRLNDGSEGWVKAGNTERIQ; translated from the coding sequence ATGGGTTTGCAACGACTGGCACAAGGCGTAATTGGGGTTTCCCTGGCGATCGCCATCCTGTTTTTTGCAGGGGTCAGCGCGGCCCGCTATCTAATCAACCGCCTCACCGAACTGCCGCCTCGACCCGTCTTCCCCAACGACACCGCCCCCCCTGGAGGTGCAGTGCCCGCTGCGGATGGTACTGTGCCACCGCCAGACACCACACCTGTCCAGGCTGCTGCGTCTGGAGAGGTCTACACTGCCCGCGTTCTCCCGGCAGTTGGGATTGTGCTGCGAGACGGCCCCGGCCTGGACTCCGCGCAAATTGGCGGCATCGACTATAACCAGGAAATCACTGTGCTGGAAACCAGCGCCGACGGCGGGTGGCTGCGGGTGCGCCTGAACGACGGCAGCGAAGGCTGGGTCAAAGCGGGCAACACCGAGCGAATTCAGTAA
- a CDS encoding glycosyltransferase family 2 protein, with amino-acid sequence MIVRDEAERLGRCLQSVATVADELIVVDTGSVDDTVAIAQSFGAKVFSTPWQNDFAIARNESLRHATGDWVLVLDADETLVADCVPMMQQAMQRDETLVINLLRQEVGAVQSPYSLVSRLFRRHPALTFARPYHATIDDAVAALRQQEPGWGIVDLPQVAILHDGYDPVAIARRDKLEKARTVMEGYWKVHPDDPYECSKLGALYVQMGEVERGIQLLQQGLKSPLLKASQTDAPVRYELHYHLGIAFTRLNQLEQAAQQYQAALQQPVLEPLKLGAYNNLGSLCKTTGDLATARQLYERCLAIDPNFAAGHYNLGTTLRALGQITNAVAHYQAAIRLQPDHAEAHQNLGVALIKLGQVESGLASFGRAIALHSQSNPEQAERLRQGLKEMGFAI; translated from the coding sequence ATGATTGTGCGAGACGAGGCGGAACGGCTGGGGCGCTGTTTGCAGAGCGTGGCGACTGTGGCTGACGAGCTGATCGTGGTCGATACAGGCTCGGTGGATGACACCGTGGCGATCGCCCAATCCTTTGGGGCAAAGGTCTTTTCTACCCCCTGGCAAAACGATTTTGCGATCGCCCGCAACGAGTCGCTGCGCCACGCCACGGGCGACTGGGTGCTGGTGCTGGATGCCGACGAGACGCTGGTGGCAGATTGCGTACCGATGATGCAGCAGGCGATGCAGCGCGACGAAACGCTGGTCATCAACCTGCTGCGGCAGGAGGTGGGCGCGGTGCAGTCGCCCTATTCGCTGGTGTCGCGGCTGTTTCGGCGGCATCCAGCCCTGACCTTTGCGCGGCCCTATCACGCCACGATCGACGATGCAGTGGCGGCGCTGCGGCAGCAGGAACCGGGCTGGGGTATTGTGGACTTGCCGCAGGTGGCGATTTTGCACGATGGGTATGATCCCGTGGCGATCGCCCGCCGCGACAAGCTAGAAAAAGCGCGAACCGTTATGGAGGGCTACTGGAAAGTCCACCCCGACGACCCCTACGAGTGCAGCAAGCTGGGGGCGCTGTATGTGCAAATGGGCGAGGTGGAGCGCGGCATCCAGCTTTTGCAGCAGGGGCTAAAATCGCCCTTGTTGAAAGCGTCGCAGACGGATGCGCCCGTGCGCTACGAGCTGCACTATCACCTGGGCATTGCCTTCACCCGGCTGAATCAGCTAGAGCAAGCCGCACAGCAGTATCAGGCCGCGCTGCAACAGCCCGTGCTAGAGCCGCTGAAGCTGGGAGCCTACAACAATTTGGGCAGCCTGTGCAAAACCACGGGCGATCTGGCCACTGCCCGCCAGCTTTATGAACGCTGCCTCGCCATCGACCCCAACTTTGCCGCCGGACACTACAACCTGGGCACGACGCTGCGGGCGCTGGGACAAATTACCAACGCAGTAGCGCACTATCAGGCGGCGATTCGGCTCCAGCCCGACCACGCCGAAGCCCACCAAAACCTCGGCGTGGCGCTGATCAAGCTGGGCCAGGTGGAATCGGGGCTGGCCTCCTTTGGGCGGGCGATCGCCCTGCATTCTCAGAGCAACCCAGAGCAGGCGGAGCGGCTGCGCCAGGGCCTCAAGGAAATGGGGTTTGCGATTTAG
- a CDS encoding protein jag: MASVEQQQQGREWLNQLLSLARLSATVEADGVAIREDESCWLTISSDALSTEQIQALQGDRGEVLDSIQYLLNTTLNMGKPEGEQQPFTVELDGYRDRRQAELLALAEAAAAKVRETGEEFEMVALSAAERRQVHTFLKGYEDLETSSRGQEPDRRLVVRRK; this comes from the coding sequence ATGGCAAGCGTGGAGCAACAGCAGCAAGGTCGCGAGTGGCTAAATCAGCTGTTGAGTCTGGCTCGGTTGTCGGCCACTGTGGAGGCTGACGGTGTGGCCATTCGTGAGGATGAAAGCTGCTGGCTGACGATCTCGTCGGATGCGCTCTCGACCGAGCAAATTCAGGCGTTGCAGGGCGATCGCGGCGAGGTGCTGGACTCGATCCAGTATTTGCTCAACACCACGCTGAACATGGGCAAGCCAGAGGGTGAGCAGCAGCCGTTTACGGTGGAGCTAGACGGATATCGCGATCGCCGTCAGGCGGAGTTGCTGGCCCTGGCCGAAGCGGCGGCGGCAAAGGTGCGCGAAACGGGGGAAGAGTTTGAGATGGTGGCGCTGTCGGCGGCTGAGCGGCGACAGGTACACACCTTTCTTAAAGGCTATGAGGATCTGGAAACCTCCAGTCGTGGTCAGGAACCCGATCGCCGTCTGGTGGTGCGTCGAAAGTAG
- a CDS encoding AAA family ATPase, whose amino-acid sequence MSFAEEFELLLRARYPLIYVPTREEERVEGAIAQCAKQGNRSFYVWDFVDGYQGNPNDAGSGKRNPVQALELVEKLPPTVAAVFVLRDFHRFLDDVAVARKLKNLARLLKSQPKNIVLISPQVTIPDDLSDVLTVLDFPLPTASEIRQELERLTMATGRSLDSRVLDDLVRSCQGLSMERIRRVLARAIATHGELQAEDVDLILEEKRQTIRQTQILDFYPATERISDIGGLDNLKDWLLRRGGAFSEKARQYGLPHPRGLLLVGIQGTGKSLTAKAIAHHWHLPLLRLDVGRLFAGLVGESESRTRQMIQLAEALAPCVLWIDEIDKAFAGLDGRGDSGTSNRVFGTFITWLAEKTSPVFVVATANDIEALPPEIKRRGRFDEIFFVGLPSQEERKAIFEVHLTRLRPHNLQSYDLERLAYETPEFSGAEIEQILTEAMHLGFSQGRDFTTDDVLEAASQMIPLARTAQEQIEKLQRFAAEGRARLASRQGSLFLRSQSQSS is encoded by the coding sequence ATGAGTTTTGCAGAAGAGTTTGAACTGCTGCTGCGGGCCCGCTACCCGCTGATCTACGTGCCGACTCGCGAAGAGGAGCGCGTGGAAGGGGCGATCGCCCAATGCGCCAAGCAGGGCAACCGCTCCTTCTATGTGTGGGATTTTGTCGATGGCTATCAGGGCAACCCCAACGATGCTGGCTCTGGTAAACGCAATCCCGTGCAGGCACTAGAGTTGGTTGAAAAGCTGCCGCCGACCGTCGCCGCCGTCTTTGTGCTGCGAGATTTTCATCGCTTTCTAGACGATGTTGCCGTTGCCCGCAAGCTCAAAAATCTGGCGCGATTGCTCAAGTCTCAGCCCAAAAATATTGTGCTGATTTCCCCGCAGGTGACGATTCCCGATGACCTCAGCGACGTGCTGACGGTGCTGGATTTTCCGTTGCCCACCGCTAGCGAAATCCGGCAAGAACTGGAGCGCCTGACGATGGCGACCGGGCGATCGCTCGATAGCCGGGTCTTGGATGATCTGGTGCGTTCCTGCCAAGGGTTGTCGATGGAGCGGATTCGGCGGGTGCTGGCGCGGGCGATCGCCACCCACGGCGAACTGCAAGCCGAAGACGTAGATCTGATCCTCGAAGAAAAGCGGCAGACCATTCGCCAGACGCAGATTCTCGATTTTTATCCCGCCACCGAGCGCATTTCCGACATTGGTGGGCTGGATAACCTCAAAGACTGGCTGCTACGGCGCGGCGGCGCGTTTTCTGAAAAAGCGCGACAGTACGGATTGCCGCACCCCCGCGGGCTGCTGCTAGTTGGCATCCAAGGCACGGGCAAATCGCTAACCGCAAAGGCGATCGCCCATCACTGGCACCTGCCTCTGCTGCGGCTAGACGTGGGCCGCCTGTTTGCTGGACTGGTGGGCGAGTCCGAATCACGTACCCGCCAGATGATTCAGCTTGCCGAGGCGCTGGCACCCTGCGTCCTTTGGATCGACGAAATCGACAAAGCCTTTGCTGGGCTGGACGGACGCGGCGACTCTGGCACCAGCAACCGAGTCTTTGGCACCTTCATCACCTGGCTCGCAGAAAAAACTTCGCCCGTGTTTGTGGTCGCTACCGCCAACGACATTGAGGCGCTGCCACCCGAAATCAAGCGGCGGGGACGATTTGACGAGATTTTCTTTGTGGGGCTGCCCAGCCAGGAAGAGCGTAAAGCGATTTTTGAGGTACACTTAACGCGCCTACGGCCGCACAACCTCCAAAGCTACGACCTAGAGCGGCTGGCCTATGAAACGCCGGAATTCTCTGGGGCAGAGATTGAGCAAATCCTGACCGAGGCGATGCATCTTGGCTTTAGCCAGGGGCGCGATTTTACAACCGACGACGTGCTGGAGGCGGCCAGCCAGATGATTCCCCTAGCGCGGACTGCCCAAGAGCAAATCGAAAAGCTCCAGCGCTTTGCCGCCGAAGGGCGGGCCCGCCTGGCCTCTCGCCAGGGCAGTTTATTTCTGCGATCCCAGTCCCAATCTTCCTAG
- a CDS encoding DUF2927 domain-containing protein: MNIPFPLSLAALSLAALGVTQAFGSQGYEPTAQPGIHLLSSTATAAATGRPGVLSARDPQAWINIRSGPGVQSSVVSTGMPNMPVLVLQESAGSDGFTWYQVRLGNGAEGWVRGDLVRLTDGTGAIASSPAAPQPPAQQAAGFQNAAADAPIYDPSSGALMRPGTRPEASAPNRGDLPSPTSDLPAYNPSVQPVPPVRVPTNGQTNLPRYSREVVVDQQGQRDITQGTANPAVNQPLPSPQPPDSPGLVDRIVGGISAIGDRVGAILNPGPAPLAITQADIDYFTEVALGSEWGNNAPLIRRWNTNLRIRVTGTRTAEDDATIRQVMQELNELLNGSGVQLVRDDRNPNVEIIYAPESQFRQLEPNYVPGNLGFFWVRWNSSVINYARILITNTNRVTQRERSHLLREELTQVLGLMRDSNRYPNSIFYQGWTDVTEYAEIDRTLIRMLYHPQLRPGMTRSQAVAVLRTLADPAQAARNR, encoded by the coding sequence ATGAACATTCCATTTCCTCTTAGTTTGGCGGCCCTTAGTCTGGCAGCGCTTGGTGTTACACAAGCCTTTGGTTCTCAGGGGTACGAACCCACCGCACAACCGGGTATTCACCTGCTCAGCAGCACCGCCACAGCCGCCGCCACGGGCAGACCCGGCGTACTCAGCGCCCGCGACCCACAAGCCTGGATCAATATCCGCAGCGGCCCTGGGGTGCAGTCTAGCGTGGTGTCTACGGGTATGCCCAATATGCCCGTGCTGGTCTTGCAAGAATCGGCTGGGAGTGACGGGTTTACCTGGTATCAGGTGCGGCTGGGCAATGGCGCTGAGGGCTGGGTGCGAGGCGATTTGGTGCGCTTGACAGACGGGACTGGGGCGATCGCCTCTTCGCCTGCTGCACCGCAACCCCCCGCCCAGCAAGCCGCAGGCTTCCAGAATGCCGCGGCCGATGCGCCGATCTACGACCCGTCCTCTGGGGCGCTGATGCGTCCTGGAACCCGCCCAGAAGCGAGTGCGCCCAATCGCGGCGATTTGCCCAGCCCCACGTCTGATCTGCCTGCATATAATCCGTCTGTCCAACCCGTGCCGCCTGTCAGAGTGCCAACCAATGGGCAGACCAATCTCCCGCGCTATTCGCGTGAAGTCGTGGTCGATCAGCAGGGGCAGCGCGACATCACCCAGGGAACGGCGAACCCTGCGGTGAACCAGCCCCTACCCAGCCCCCAGCCCCCTGATTCGCCAGGACTGGTGGATCGCATCGTGGGTGGGATTAGTGCCATTGGCGATCGCGTGGGTGCGATTCTAAACCCTGGGCCAGCCCCACTAGCCATCACGCAAGCAGACATTGATTACTTCACGGAAGTCGCGCTTGGCTCGGAATGGGGAAATAACGCACCGCTAATTCGTAGATGGAATACAAACCTGAGAATTCGCGTCACGGGAACCCGTACTGCGGAGGATGACGCGACGATTCGCCAGGTGATGCAAGAATTGAACGAGCTACTCAACGGCAGTGGCGTGCAGCTCGTCCGCGACGACCGCAATCCCAATGTCGAGATTATCTACGCGCCAGAGAGCCAGTTTCGCCAGCTAGAACCCAACTATGTGCCGGGAAATCTAGGCTTTTTCTGGGTGCGCTGGAATAGTAGCGTCATTAACTACGCCCGAATTTTGATTACCAACACAAACCGCGTCACGCAGCGAGAGCGGAGCCACCTGCTGCGGGAAGAACTGACTCAGGTCTTGGGCTTGATGCGCGACTCCAATCGCTATCCCAACAGCATTTTCTATCAGGGCTGGACGGATGTGACCGAGTATGCCGAAATCGATCGCACGCTGATTCGGATGCTCTACCATCCGCAGCTTCGACCCGGCATGACGCGATCGCAGGCCGTTGCAGTCCTCAGAACCCTGGCTGATCCGGCACAAGCCGCTAGGAACCGCTAG
- a CDS encoding J domain-containing protein, with protein sequence MSQRSFSPDWLTQFTDPYAVLGLSVTADERRVLKRYRAIAKLLHPDSFAQADAANRELATQLFARLVSPTYQKIKQDKGRAEHLALLRFRVRRMSREEPMHPQSAIAQALIKTSLANIDVFYEQAVTDLAAKQYTPLDQFESVTEQLGELNLVYLRLKMGEPIIREKRTGIVSTAAPTPAAFAPAPPTDEEKPAIDYAQRHYQRAQEYVRKNNPGLAVRELKDAIKIDPKKSEYHALLAVAYLMQDLPTMAKVHCRQALKLNPKDPLALRYAPRLNIPLEAPDAPDSKPRTQGGGLFGLFARKR encoded by the coding sequence ATGTCGCAGAGGTCTTTTTCACCCGACTGGCTGACGCAATTTACTGACCCCTACGCGGTGCTGGGGCTGTCGGTGACTGCGGATGAGCGGCGTGTTCTCAAGCGCTATCGGGCGATCGCCAAGCTGCTGCATCCCGACAGCTTTGCCCAGGCCGATGCCGCCAATCGCGAACTAGCCACTCAGCTATTTGCGCGATTGGTCAGCCCGACTTATCAAAAAATTAAACAAGACAAGGGGCGGGCCGAGCATCTAGCGCTGCTGCGGTTTCGGGTGCGCCGCATGAGCCGAGAGGAGCCGATGCATCCCCAGAGCGCGATCGCCCAGGCTCTCATCAAAACCTCTTTAGCCAACATTGACGTGTTTTATGAGCAGGCCGTCACCGACTTGGCTGCCAAGCAATACACGCCACTGGATCAGTTTGAGTCTGTCACCGAGCAGTTAGGCGAACTGAATCTGGTTTACCTGCGGCTCAAAATGGGTGAGCCAATCATTCGGGAAAAGCGCACAGGGATTGTTTCTACGGCTGCGCCCACGCCCGCTGCCTTTGCTCCTGCCCCACCCACCGACGAGGAGAAACCCGCCATTGACTATGCCCAGCGCCACTATCAGCGGGCACAGGAATATGTCCGCAAAAATAATCCGGGCTTGGCGGTGCGCGAGCTAAAGGATGCCATCAAAATTGACCCCAAAAAGAGCGAATATCATGCACTGCTGGCAGTGGCTTATTTGATGCAAGATCTGCCCACGATGGCCAAGGTTCACTGCCGTCAGGCGCTCAAGCTCAATCCAAAAGACCCCCTCGCGCTGCGCTATGCGCCCCGTCTCAATATTCCTCTCGAAGCGCCCGATGCGCCTGATTCAAAGCCTAGAACCCAGGGTGGTGGTCTGTTTGGGCTATTTGCCCGCAAGCGCTAA
- the yidC gene encoding membrane protein insertase YidC, whose protein sequence is MDFGVGFLSNNVMLPILDFFYGIVPSYGLAIVALTLVIRFALYPLSAGSIRNMRRMRVANPVMQKRVKEIQERYKDDPAKQQEEMGKVYKEFGNPLSGCLPVLVQMPILFALFATLRGSPFSDVNYNVNLQILPQEQIEQIQPQAYLTNPQNIYVSDGVHVPVAAVVPGGTRLAVGEKTRIDFQTTEGKPLRDVLAEYPDTVIDPVWKVTKGAENIQIDEDGNIQAIKPGDVTIQGTVQGLAANKGFLFIDKLGRVGARDADGTIHWDIVGMIIFFGLSLYVNQLLSGQGPSNNPQQDTVNKLTPVLFSGMFLFFPLPAGVLMYMVIANLFQTLQTFILSREPLPENLQKILDEQEKQSSGESGRKALPFEPGRSKKKAG, encoded by the coding sequence ATGGATTTTGGTGTCGGTTTTCTCTCCAACAACGTCATGTTGCCGATCCTGGATTTCTTCTACGGGATCGTGCCAAGTTATGGGCTGGCTATTGTGGCTCTGACCCTGGTGATTCGATTTGCGCTGTATCCGCTCAGCGCCGGGTCAATCCGCAATATGCGCCGGATGCGGGTTGCCAACCCGGTAATGCAAAAGCGGGTTAAGGAAATTCAGGAGCGCTACAAGGACGATCCTGCTAAGCAGCAGGAGGAAATGGGCAAAGTTTACAAAGAGTTTGGCAATCCCCTGTCGGGCTGCTTGCCCGTTCTCGTACAGATGCCGATTCTGTTTGCCCTGTTTGCCACGCTGCGGGGGTCGCCATTCTCTGATGTAAACTACAACGTGAATCTGCAAATTCTGCCGCAGGAGCAAATTGAGCAGATTCAGCCCCAGGCCTACCTCACGAATCCTCAGAATATCTACGTTTCTGATGGGGTGCATGTGCCAGTGGCGGCGGTTGTTCCAGGCGGAACTCGTCTAGCAGTGGGCGAAAAAACTCGCATCGATTTCCAGACCACCGAGGGTAAGCCACTGCGGGACGTGCTGGCAGAGTATCCCGACACAGTAATTGATCCGGTTTGGAAGGTGACCAAGGGCGCTGAAAATATCCAGATTGACGAAGACGGTAACATTCAGGCCATTAAGCCGGGGGATGTCACGATTCAGGGCACGGTGCAGGGCTTGGCGGCGAATAAGGGCTTTTTGTTTATCGACAAACTGGGTCGCGTGGGTGCGAGGGATGCCGACGGCACGATTCATTGGGACATCGTAGGCATGATCATTTTCTTTGGTCTGAGCCTGTATGTGAACCAGCTTCTGTCGGGTCAGGGGCCCAGCAACAATCCTCAGCAAGATACGGTGAATAAGCTAACACCAGTATTGTTTTCGGGGATGTTTCTATTTTTCCCCCTGCCTGCGGGTGTGTTGATGTATATGGTGATTGCCAACCTCTTCCAGACACTGCAAACCTTTATTTTGTCGCGAGAGCCGCTGCCGGAGAATCTGCAAAAGATTCTGGACGAGCAGGAGAAGCAGTCGAGTGGAGAGAGCGGGCGGAAGGCGCTGCCATTTGAGCCGGGACGTTCTAAGAAAAAGGCGGGATAG
- a CDS encoding MFS transporter, whose amino-acid sequence MAQLSSKPSPRWIGVAIAFYAFIAIGIAEGGLGVLLPSILTEYNLTPASVTLLFVSQITGYIFAAFTSSLISSWLGLARMLLMAAGTLTLALAIYATAPIWALMVAAGTLLGLGIGLIDAGVNTYIVQDERGASLIGTLHGFYGVGALSGPAIATTLLAMGVTWRQVYGVLTGIVGLLIVALLAVLVIRYPPMHLRGVATSEGASAAQNLGRSLRHPAVLLTGLLLLVYVGTEAAIGNWAYTVQSVGRNMPAMAAGYGVAAYWLGLTVGRFGLDYCLRRVGAVRMISLSLTLLLIGLFAWWQLPDQWLSLPMIGLALAAIFPATIWLVPQRLPAELVPGGISFATSAASFGVAVIPTSAGWIADATSLESIPVLMLPLAIAMILIHLWLVQHTPSDRSLS is encoded by the coding sequence ATGGCGCAACTGTCTTCTAAACCGTCTCCGCGCTGGATTGGGGTGGCGATCGCCTTTTATGCCTTTATCGCCATTGGCATTGCTGAGGGCGGGCTGGGGGTGCTGCTGCCATCGATTCTTACAGAATACAATTTGACCCCTGCCAGCGTCACGCTGCTATTCGTCAGCCAGATTACGGGCTACATTTTTGCGGCGTTTACCAGCAGCCTGATCAGCAGTTGGCTGGGGCTGGCGCGGATGCTGCTGATGGCGGCGGGCACGCTGACGCTGGCGCTGGCGATTTATGCCACCGCGCCGATATGGGCGCTGATGGTGGCGGCGGGCACGCTGCTGGGGCTGGGCATCGGGCTGATCGACGCAGGCGTGAACACCTACATCGTGCAGGACGAACGCGGCGCATCGCTAATCGGCACGCTGCACGGATTCTATGGCGTGGGGGCGCTGTCGGGCCCGGCGATCGCCACGACGCTGCTGGCGATGGGCGTGACCTGGCGACAGGTGTATGGCGTGCTGACGGGAATTGTGGGGCTGCTGATTGTGGCGCTGCTGGCGGTGTTGGTGATTCGCTATCCACCGATGCATCTTCGAGGTGTGGCCACTTCCGAGGGAGCAAGTGCGGCGCAAAATCTGGGGCGATCGCTGCGGCATCCGGCGGTGCTGCTGACGGGGCTGCTGCTGCTGGTGTATGTGGGCACGGAAGCAGCGATCGGCAACTGGGCGTACACGGTGCAATCCGTCGGGCGTAATATGCCTGCAATGGCGGCGGGCTATGGCGTGGCGGCCTACTGGCTGGGGCTGACGGTGGGGCGGTTTGGTTTGGACTATTGTTTGCGGCGGGTGGGGGCAGTGCGGATGATCAGCCTGTCGCTGACGCTGCTGCTGATTGGGCTATTTGCCTGGTGGCAATTGCCGGATCAGTGGCTCAGCCTGCCAATGATCGGGTTGGCGTTGGCGGCGATCTTTCCAGCGACGATCTGGCTGGTTCCCCAGCGACTACCTGCGGAACTCGTCCCCGGCGGCATTAGTTTTGCGACCAGCGCGGCCAGCTTTGGCGTGGCGGTGATTCCCACCAGCGCAGGCTGGATTGCCGATGCTACCAGCCTAGAGAGCATTCCGGTGCTAATGCTGCCGCTGGCGATCGCCATGATTTTGATCCACCTCTGGCTGGTGCAGCACACACCGAGCGATCGCTCGTTGAGCTAG
- a CDS encoding PH domain-containing protein has product MGIREDVYYEGGPHIGDLILNCLLGLTVVCLPLTVGAIVRAIWLRYRITDRRVSVTGGWMGRDRSDVIYSEMASVIAVPRGLGSWGDMVITLKDGSRLELRAMPKFREVANYISERIAAKASKKAST; this is encoded by the coding sequence ATGGGCATTCGGGAAGATGTGTACTATGAAGGCGGCCCCCATATTGGGGATTTGATCCTCAACTGCCTGCTAGGGCTAACGGTGGTGTGCCTGCCGCTGACGGTGGGGGCGATCGTTCGCGCCATTTGGCTGCGCTACCGCATCACTGACCGACGGGTTTCCGTGACGGGTGGATGGATGGGGCGCGATCGCTCGGATGTCATCTATTCCGAAATGGCGAGCGTGATTGCCGTACCTCGCGGGCTGGGCAGTTGGGGAGATATGGTTATTACGCTAAAAGACGGTAGCCGTCTGGAGCTACGCGCCATGCCCAAGTTCCGAGAAGTTGCCAACTACATCAGCGAGCGAATCGCAGCCAAGGCTTCTAAAAAAGCCAGCACCTAG
- a CDS encoding YceD family protein, which translates to MMQAIHIPQLLRAVEQTETIEVQDHLPDLDTLMPVQGTIRVMHKGNYLDVSAKAEAIVTLTCDRCLQQYNHRLSIDVSEIIWLQETAPTAEEDLFDQDLSSTEGLIESLPPRGYFEPDQWLYEQLCLEIPPRKLCDPKCAGIELSDELPVPTVNVDHRWASLEALKKQMLN; encoded by the coding sequence ATGATGCAGGCAATTCATATTCCTCAACTGCTGAGAGCGGTTGAGCAGACTGAAACGATCGAGGTGCAGGATCACTTGCCCGACCTGGATACCTTAATGCCCGTGCAGGGCACGATTCGCGTGATGCACAAGGGCAACTATCTGGACGTGTCTGCAAAGGCGGAGGCAATTGTGACCCTGACGTGCGATCGCTGTTTGCAGCAGTATAACCATCGCCTCTCGATCGACGTGTCGGAAATAATCTGGCTGCAAGAGACGGCTCCCACAGCCGAAGAGGATTTGTTTGATCAGGATTTAAGCTCGACGGAGGGGCTGATTGAGTCGCTGCCACCGCGGGGCTATTTTGAGCCGGATCAGTGGCTCTACGAGCAGCTTTGTCTGGAAATTCCTCCGCGCAAGCTCTGCGACCCCAAGTGTGCAGGTATTGAGCTAAGCGATGAGTTGCCCGTGCCGACGGTGAATGTCGATCATCGATGGGCATCGCTAGAAGCCCTGAAAAAGCAAATGCTGAACTGA
- the rnpA gene encoding ribonuclease P protein component: protein MALPKVHRLKRRQEFSKVYQAGVRRSTRNFTLRALRQFPVRQGKPRLPDSDGSSSAQDAEKPGRSPTRIGITVSTKVSKRAVVRNRIKRRIRAALREMLPEFATGWMIVVIVQPVAIKCNYKEILQELKQLLIEAEVFDGHSGRCVL from the coding sequence GTGGCTCTCCCGAAAGTCCATCGACTCAAGCGTCGGCAAGAATTCAGCAAGGTTTATCAGGCTGGCGTGAGGCGCAGCACTCGAAACTTTACGCTAAGAGCATTGCGGCAGTTTCCGGTTCGTCAGGGGAAGCCGCGTTTGCCCGATTCCGATGGTTCTAGTTCTGCTCAAGATGCAGAAAAGCCAGGGCGATCGCCCACGCGCATTGGCATCACGGTCAGCACCAAGGTCAGCAAGCGAGCTGTGGTTCGCAATCGCATCAAGCGACGCATCCGGGCAGCTCTGCGCGAGATGCTGCCTGAGTTTGCGACAGGCTGGATGATTGTCGTCATCGTGCAACCCGTCGCGATAAAGTGCAACTATAAAGAAATTCTGCAAGAATTAAAGCAGTTGCTGATAGAGGCCGAGGTGTTCGATGGGCATTCGGGAAGATGTGTACTATGA
- the rpmH gene encoding 50S ribosomal protein L34, protein MTKRTLGGTSRKRRRTSGFRARMRTKNGQRVLKARRRKGRVRLSVS, encoded by the coding sequence ATGACGAAACGTACTTTGGGTGGAACCTCTCGTAAGCGCCGCCGCACCTCTGGCTTTCGCGCACGGATGCGTACCAAAAACGGGCAACGAGTGCTAAAGGCACGCCGTCGTAAGGGTCGGGTTCGTCTGTCTGTTTCCTAG